From one Ursus arctos isolate Adak ecotype North America unplaced genomic scaffold, UrsArc2.0 scaffold_1, whole genome shotgun sequence genomic stretch:
- the FIGN gene encoding fidgetin isoform X2, translating into MQWTPEHAQWPEQHFDITSTTRSPAHKVEAYRGHLQRTYQYAWANDDISALTASNLLKKYAEKYSGILEGPVDRPVLSNYSDAPSGLVNGRKNESEPWQPSLNSEAVYPMNCVPDVIAASKAGVSSALPPADVSASIGSSPGVASNLTEPSYSSSTCGSHTVPSLHAGLPSQEYAPGYNGSYLHSTYSSQPAPALPSPHPSPLHSSGLLQPPPPPPPPPALVPGYNGTSNLSSYSYPSASYPPQTAVGSGYSPGGAPPPPSAYLPSGIPAPTPLPPTTVPGYTYQGHGLTPIAPSALTNSSASSLKRKAFYMAGQGDMDSSYGNYSYGQQRSTQSPMYRMPDNSISNSNRGNGFDRSAETSSLAFKPTKQLMSSEQQRKFSSQSSRALTPPSYSTAKNSLGSRSSESFGKYTSPVMSEHGDEHRQLLSHPMQGPGLRAATSSDHSVDEQLKNTDTHLIDLVTNEIITQGPPVDWNDIAGLDLVKAVIKEEVLWPVLRSDAFSGLTASPRSILLFGPRGTGKTLLGRCIASQLGATFFKIAGSGLVAKWLGEAEKIIHASFLVARCRQPSVIFVSDIDMLLSSQVSEEHSPVNRMRTEFLMQLDTVLTSAEDQIVVICATSKPEEIDESLRRYFMKRLLIPLPDSTARHQIIVQLLSQHNYCLNDKEFALLVQRTEGFSGLDVAHLCQEAAVGPLHAMPATDLSAIMPSQLRPVTYQDFENAFCKIQPSISQKELDMYVEWNKMFGCSQ; encoded by the coding sequence ATGCAGTGGACGCCGGAGCATGCCCAGTGGCCAGAGCAGCACTTTGACATCACCTCCACCACTCGGTCTCCTGCCCACAAAGTGGAAGCCTACAGAGGTCATTTGCAGCGCACCTATCAGTACGCCTGGGCCAACGATGACATTTCTGCTCTGACTGCATCCAACCTACTCAAAAAATACGCAGAGAAGTATTCTGGCATTTTAGAGGGCCCCGTGGACCGGCCTGTACTCAGCAACTACTCCGATGCCCCATCAGGCCTCGTGAACGGTCGGAAAAATGAAAGCGAACCCTGGCAGCCTTCCTTGAATTCCGAAGCGGTTTATCCCATGAACTGTGTCCCGGATGTTATCGCGGCCAGCAAAGCTGGAGTCAGTTCAGCCCTCCCTCCGGCAGACGTCTCTGCAAGTATAGGGAGCTCTCCTGGGGTGGCCAGCAACCTGACAGAACCGAGTTATTCCAGTAGTACCTGCGGGAGCCACACCGTCCCTAGTCTCCACGCAGGGCTCCCGTCTCAGGAATATGCCCCAGGATACAACGGCTCGTACCTGCATTCTACTTACAGTAGCCAGCCAGCACCTGCACTTCCCTCGCCGCACCCTTCTCCCTTGCATAGCTCTGGGCTCCTCcagcccccgccgccgccgccaccaccaccagcccTGGTCCCAGGCTACAATGGGACCTCGAACCTCTCCAGCTACAGCTATCCCTCTGCTAGCTACCCTCCTCAGACTGCTGTGGGATCCGGGTACAGCCCTGGCGGTGCACCCCCTCCTCCTTCAGCGTACCTGCCTTCAGGAATCCCTGCTCctacccctctgccccccaccactgTTCCTGGCTACACCTACCAGGGTCACGGTTTGACACCCATTGCGCCCTCGGCTCTGACAAACAGTTCGGCAAGTTCTCTCAAAAGGAAGGCTTTCTATATGGCAGGGCAAGGAGATATGGACTCCAGTTACGGAAATTACAGCTATGGCCAACAGAGATCGACACAGAGTCCTATGTACAGAATGCCCGACAACAGCATTTCAAACTCAAATCGGGGGAATGGCTTTGACAGAAGTGCTGAAACATCATCCTTAGCATTTAAGCCAACGAAGCAGCTAATGTCctctgaacagcaaaggaaattcAGCAGCCAGTCCAGCAGGGCTCTGACCCCTCCTTCCTATAGTACTGCTAAAAATTCATTGGGCTCAAGATCCAGCGAATCCTTTGGGAAGTACACGTCGCCGGTAATGAGTGAGCATGGGGACGAGCACAGGCAGCTGCTCTCTCACCCAATGCAAGGCCCTGGCCTCCGTGCAGCTACCTCATCCGACCACTCTGTGGACGAGCAACTGAAGAATACTGACACGCACCTCATTGACCTGGTAACCAACGAGATTATCACCCAAGGACCACCGGTGGACTGGAATGACATTGCTGGTCTCGACCTGGTAAAGGCCGTCATTAAGGAGGAGGTTTTATGGCCAGTGTTGAGGTCAGATGCATTCAGTGGACTGACGGCCTCACCTCGGAGCATCCTTTTATTTGGACCTCGGGGAACAGGCAAAACATTATTGGGCCGATGCATAGCTAGTCAGCTGGGGGCCACGTTTTTCAAAATCGCCGGTTCTGGACTCGTTGCCAAGTGGTTAGGAGAAGCCGAAAAAATTATCCACGCCTCTTTTCTCGTGGCCAGGTGTCGCCAGCCGTCGGTGATTTTTGTCAGTGACATTGACATGCTTCTCTCCTCTCAAGTGAGCGAGGAACACAGTCCAGTCAATCGGATGAGAACGGAATTTCTGATGCAGCTGGACACTGTACTAACTTCAGCTGAGGACCAAATCGTAGTAATTTGTGCCACCAGTAAAccagaagaaatagatgaatctcTTCGGAGGTACTTCATGAAACGACTTTTAATCCCACTTCCTGACAGCACAGCGAGGCACCAGATAATAGTACAACTGCTCTCACAGCACAATTACTGTCTCAATGACAAGGAGTTTGCACTGCTCGTCCAGCGCACAGAAGGCTTTTCTGGACTAGACGTGGCTCATTTGTGTCAGGAAGCAGCGGTGGGCCCCCTCCATGCCATGCCAGCCACAGACCTTTCAGCCATCATGCCCAGCCAGTTGAGGCCCGTTACATATCAAGACTTTGAAAATGCTTTCTGCAAGATTCAGCCTAGCATATCTCAAAAAGAGCTTGATATGTATGTTGAATGGAACAAAATGTTTGGTTGCAGTCAGtga
- the FIGN gene encoding fidgetin isoform X1 — MISSTSVYGLKMQWTPEHAQWPEQHFDITSTTRSPAHKVEAYRGHLQRTYQYAWANDDISALTASNLLKKYAEKYSGILEGPVDRPVLSNYSDAPSGLVNGRKNESEPWQPSLNSEAVYPMNCVPDVIAASKAGVSSALPPADVSASIGSSPGVASNLTEPSYSSSTCGSHTVPSLHAGLPSQEYAPGYNGSYLHSTYSSQPAPALPSPHPSPLHSSGLLQPPPPPPPPPALVPGYNGTSNLSSYSYPSASYPPQTAVGSGYSPGGAPPPPSAYLPSGIPAPTPLPPTTVPGYTYQGHGLTPIAPSALTNSSASSLKRKAFYMAGQGDMDSSYGNYSYGQQRSTQSPMYRMPDNSISNSNRGNGFDRSAETSSLAFKPTKQLMSSEQQRKFSSQSSRALTPPSYSTAKNSLGSRSSESFGKYTSPVMSEHGDEHRQLLSHPMQGPGLRAATSSDHSVDEQLKNTDTHLIDLVTNEIITQGPPVDWNDIAGLDLVKAVIKEEVLWPVLRSDAFSGLTASPRSILLFGPRGTGKTLLGRCIASQLGATFFKIAGSGLVAKWLGEAEKIIHASFLVARCRQPSVIFVSDIDMLLSSQVSEEHSPVNRMRTEFLMQLDTVLTSAEDQIVVICATSKPEEIDESLRRYFMKRLLIPLPDSTARHQIIVQLLSQHNYCLNDKEFALLVQRTEGFSGLDVAHLCQEAAVGPLHAMPATDLSAIMPSQLRPVTYQDFENAFCKIQPSISQKELDMYVEWNKMFGCSQ, encoded by the coding sequence GCTTGAAGATGCAGTGGACGCCGGAGCATGCCCAGTGGCCAGAGCAGCACTTTGACATCACCTCCACCACTCGGTCTCCTGCCCACAAAGTGGAAGCCTACAGAGGTCATTTGCAGCGCACCTATCAGTACGCCTGGGCCAACGATGACATTTCTGCTCTGACTGCATCCAACCTACTCAAAAAATACGCAGAGAAGTATTCTGGCATTTTAGAGGGCCCCGTGGACCGGCCTGTACTCAGCAACTACTCCGATGCCCCATCAGGCCTCGTGAACGGTCGGAAAAATGAAAGCGAACCCTGGCAGCCTTCCTTGAATTCCGAAGCGGTTTATCCCATGAACTGTGTCCCGGATGTTATCGCGGCCAGCAAAGCTGGAGTCAGTTCAGCCCTCCCTCCGGCAGACGTCTCTGCAAGTATAGGGAGCTCTCCTGGGGTGGCCAGCAACCTGACAGAACCGAGTTATTCCAGTAGTACCTGCGGGAGCCACACCGTCCCTAGTCTCCACGCAGGGCTCCCGTCTCAGGAATATGCCCCAGGATACAACGGCTCGTACCTGCATTCTACTTACAGTAGCCAGCCAGCACCTGCACTTCCCTCGCCGCACCCTTCTCCCTTGCATAGCTCTGGGCTCCTCcagcccccgccgccgccgccaccaccaccagcccTGGTCCCAGGCTACAATGGGACCTCGAACCTCTCCAGCTACAGCTATCCCTCTGCTAGCTACCCTCCTCAGACTGCTGTGGGATCCGGGTACAGCCCTGGCGGTGCACCCCCTCCTCCTTCAGCGTACCTGCCTTCAGGAATCCCTGCTCctacccctctgccccccaccactgTTCCTGGCTACACCTACCAGGGTCACGGTTTGACACCCATTGCGCCCTCGGCTCTGACAAACAGTTCGGCAAGTTCTCTCAAAAGGAAGGCTTTCTATATGGCAGGGCAAGGAGATATGGACTCCAGTTACGGAAATTACAGCTATGGCCAACAGAGATCGACACAGAGTCCTATGTACAGAATGCCCGACAACAGCATTTCAAACTCAAATCGGGGGAATGGCTTTGACAGAAGTGCTGAAACATCATCCTTAGCATTTAAGCCAACGAAGCAGCTAATGTCctctgaacagcaaaggaaattcAGCAGCCAGTCCAGCAGGGCTCTGACCCCTCCTTCCTATAGTACTGCTAAAAATTCATTGGGCTCAAGATCCAGCGAATCCTTTGGGAAGTACACGTCGCCGGTAATGAGTGAGCATGGGGACGAGCACAGGCAGCTGCTCTCTCACCCAATGCAAGGCCCTGGCCTCCGTGCAGCTACCTCATCCGACCACTCTGTGGACGAGCAACTGAAGAATACTGACACGCACCTCATTGACCTGGTAACCAACGAGATTATCACCCAAGGACCACCGGTGGACTGGAATGACATTGCTGGTCTCGACCTGGTAAAGGCCGTCATTAAGGAGGAGGTTTTATGGCCAGTGTTGAGGTCAGATGCATTCAGTGGACTGACGGCCTCACCTCGGAGCATCCTTTTATTTGGACCTCGGGGAACAGGCAAAACATTATTGGGCCGATGCATAGCTAGTCAGCTGGGGGCCACGTTTTTCAAAATCGCCGGTTCTGGACTCGTTGCCAAGTGGTTAGGAGAAGCCGAAAAAATTATCCACGCCTCTTTTCTCGTGGCCAGGTGTCGCCAGCCGTCGGTGATTTTTGTCAGTGACATTGACATGCTTCTCTCCTCTCAAGTGAGCGAGGAACACAGTCCAGTCAATCGGATGAGAACGGAATTTCTGATGCAGCTGGACACTGTACTAACTTCAGCTGAGGACCAAATCGTAGTAATTTGTGCCACCAGTAAAccagaagaaatagatgaatctcTTCGGAGGTACTTCATGAAACGACTTTTAATCCCACTTCCTGACAGCACAGCGAGGCACCAGATAATAGTACAACTGCTCTCACAGCACAATTACTGTCTCAATGACAAGGAGTTTGCACTGCTCGTCCAGCGCACAGAAGGCTTTTCTGGACTAGACGTGGCTCATTTGTGTCAGGAAGCAGCGGTGGGCCCCCTCCATGCCATGCCAGCCACAGACCTTTCAGCCATCATGCCCAGCCAGTTGAGGCCCGTTACATATCAAGACTTTGAAAATGCTTTCTGCAAGATTCAGCCTAGCATATCTCAAAAAGAGCTTGATATGTATGTTGAATGGAACAAAATGTTTGGTTGCAGTCAGtga